TGGATGAGTTGCGTTTGTTGGTACGAGAGCGATTGCAACAAATGACCCAAGCAGTGATTCGTTCAATTGTCGGTAGAGCCTCCATCCTTGAGGCATTATCTGTAGCCGGTCTTTAAGGAATTGGTATAATAAGCGCCCCCTCTTATCAGTTTGAGGGAGCGCTTCTTTATTGATGAATTAAGCTAACCTGAGCTTCTCGGCTGTAGCAGTTACTTAACTTGCGCAGGAACTTTCATTTCTGGTTCAGGCTTAGAACCATCTGCTTTCAATGCTTCACCTTCGATGAAGGAGCGTAACATCCACGCCATTTCTTCATGCTGTTCCATCAAGCCAGTCAGGAAGTCAGCTGTACCTTCGTCATGGAATTCTTCAGAACACTGATCGACGTGCTCGCGCAGATTGCGGATAATTTGCTCGTGATCGTCTACTAGCTGCGCAACCATTTCTGTTGCAAGTGGAATATTGTCTTCTTGCTCTTGAATCGTGGAGTTTTCTAGAAAACCTTTAGCAGTACCAACAGGGAAACCACCTAATGCACGTACTCGCTCAGCAATCGAATCAATGTTTTCAGTTAAAGCGGTGTATTGCTCTTCCCAAATTTCATGAAGCGAACGAAATTGTGGTCCTACAACATCCCAATGAAACTTTTTAGTTTTGATGAGGACTAAATACGCATCAGCTAGGTCGCGGTTTAGTAATTTAACTACGCCTGCGCGTTGCTCGTCCGATAAACCAATATTGATCTTACGCATAATTCCTTGTTTTACTCTTCTCGTTCATCCATACATAGTGGAACAAATCTTAGCTGTGAAGAACATCAGCCATAGGGGAGATTATTTCAAGAACTCGACGGAGCAACAGGACTCACCTGAGCGCGGTTCAGTAACTTGTCCCTATGACGGTAGCCGGTATAGCGCACTTTGACGCGATCGCCTGGTTGTGCAGTCCCTTCTAAGAGTTGATGCAATTGCGGATCGTAAGCTAATTCGGCTCCAACAGGTGCGATCGCTTCAACTCCCCATCGCTGCAATAACTGTTCCAAGGGTCGCATCAAAGGTAACAACCGCACAGCAGGTAATTGCGGATTTTCCTGTGCTTTTTGCGCTGCTGTTGGCCATTGTACCAGCCATGACTCAAGCTGTTGTAAACTCGATTGTTGAAACTCCTGCCACAAGCTTTCGCGCTGCTGTGCGAATGACTGCTGCAACCTTTGGTACTCTTTCGCTAATGTATCTACTGGCTGTAGCGTTGTCTGAGAATTTTTTCCAAAAGTAGCTACTAACTCATCTAATGGTACTTGTAGCACTTGCGAGAGCTTGAGCAAAGTATCTACCCGCATCTGCCCGACTTCGCCGCGACGTAACTTGCGAATTTGTTGCAGCGACACTCCTGCTGCATCAGCCAACGCTTTGAAACTCGATAATCCTACCTGCTGCATTTGTGCTTGTAGTGCAGAGGTAAGCCGATCTTCTAGATTCCTATTTGAGGATTTTTCCTGTGCATTCATAGCTTAATTGTCGCAACAATAAAGCTATATCAGGAATCAGGAATCAGAAAACAATCTCAATCGTTAGTTACGACTTCTTCGTACTTGCAGTCTCCCACAGATGGGGGATGTAGGGGGCAAAATCACCTTGACTACATTTATGCTCAGACCTTGTTAAGCTCCCTGACCCCCAACCTCTGAGCCATCTTACTGCTCCAGCAAACTGCGGAGCATCCAAGCATTTTTTTCATGGACTTGCATCCGCTGCGTTAAAAGATCCGCTGTTGGTTCGTCGTTGACGCGCTCAACAACAGGGAAAATCGAACGTGCAGTGCGGACAACTGCTTCTTGACCTTCTACTAATAGCCGAATCATGTCTTCAGCTTTAGGAACGCCTTTTGTCTCTTCAATCGAGCTTAGTTCAGCAAATTCACTGTAGGTTCCAGGTGCTGGATAGCCTAAGGCTCTAATTCTTTCGGCAATTTCATCTACCGCAGTTGCTAACTCAGTATATTCTTCCTCAAATAGCACGTGTAATGTTTGGAACATTGGACCTGTGACATTCCAATGAAAGTTGTGTGTTTTGAGGTAGAGTGAGTAGCTATCTGCAAGTAAACGTGAAAGTCCTTGCGCAATTTCTTTGCGGTCTTCTTCGTTGATGCCAATGTTTACTGGCATAACTTTACTTTGAGTTTGCATACAATTCTCCTGAATAAATTTCTTAGGCTAAGTGCATTTTCAGTACAGCACGAGGGGCTTTGCGGACTCTGGCTAGAACCGTCTCTTTCCCCAACCGCTGACACGCTTCGTAGCGGTGACATCCTGAAAAACCGTAGTACTGCCCGTCAACTTCGAGAACATCAATTGGTTCTTGCTGTCCAATTTCTCGAATCGATTCCATTAAAGCAGCTACTTTGTTCGGATCGTTTTCGCGTGGTAATGGACGTTTGATTTGATTGAGCGGAATTTCTTGTACTTTAACCATGAGTCTTGCTACCTCCTCATTGCCTATATATAAATCATAGTCGTTATGAGTTTAAGTTGCAAGTTTTTTTAAAATTACTCAAAAAGGAACTAAAATAAACCTCCACAGTCCTCGGAAATAAAGCTATTCTGAGAAAAATTACGCTACTAAAATGACCAGGCGAGGAAGCAGTGATGGAGACGCACACACAGAACAATGCAAAGCACGCGAAAGTTGAGGATGCCTGCTGTGTCAGTTTATCAAATCGTCAACTTGCATTCGGTTGTGTTTCCTACAATTCGCACCTATTAGCTTTTCTCGCGTTGTGGAAGCGAAATCAAGGTAAAGTACGATCGCACTTGACTTCGGTGTGTGTGACGACGGTTGTTTTGTGCGGTACAGCAACAGCGGCGATCGCCGCGCCAGCATCTGAGCCAGAACTCAAAATTGGAATTGTACAAAGATTTGGTGCTAAACCGACTGATGTTTTGAGTTTACAAGCAACTGCGGGCGATCGCCTGACAATTCAAGCTAAAACACAAGACAAGGAAAAAAAGCTACAAGCAACCAATATCAAGCTAGAAA
The genomic region above belongs to Chroococcidiopsis sp. TS-821 and contains:
- a CDS encoding ParB N-terminal domain-containing protein, yielding MVKVQEIPLNQIKRPLPRENDPNKVAALMESIREIGQQEPIDVLEVDGQYYGFSGCHRYEACQRLGKETVLARVRKAPRAVLKMHLA
- a CDS encoding helix-turn-helix domain-containing protein, translating into MNAQEKSSNRNLEDRLTSALQAQMQQVGLSSFKALADAAGVSLQQIRKLRRGEVGQMRVDTLLKLSQVLQVPLDELVATFGKNSQTTLQPVDTLAKEYQRLQQSFAQQRESLWQEFQQSSLQQLESWLVQWPTAAQKAQENPQLPAVRLLPLMRPLEQLLQRWGVEAIAPVGAELAYDPQLHQLLEGTAQPGDRVKVRYTGYRHRDKLLNRAQVSPVAPSSS
- a CDS encoding Dps family protein — its product is MQTQSKVMPVNIGINEEDRKEIAQGLSRLLADSYSLYLKTHNFHWNVTGPMFQTLHVLFEEEYTELATAVDEIAERIRALGYPAPGTYSEFAELSSIEETKGVPKAEDMIRLLVEGQEAVVRTARSIFPVVERVNDEPTADLLTQRMQVHEKNAWMLRSLLEQ
- a CDS encoding Dps family protein, whose amino-acid sequence is MRKINIGLSDEQRAGVVKLLNRDLADAYLVLIKTKKFHWDVVGPQFRSLHEIWEEQYTALTENIDSIAERVRALGGFPVGTAKGFLENSTIQEQEDNIPLATEMVAQLVDDHEQIIRNLREHVDQCSEEFHDEGTADFLTGLMEQHEEMAWMLRSFIEGEALKADGSKPEPEMKVPAQVK